In Cryptomeria japonica chromosome 1, Sugi_1.0, whole genome shotgun sequence, the sequence ttaattttgataatctgatttaaGACATAATAATGCATAATGATGTATGTTAATCATTGGGAAtcggcagcctcctagtaggggacattacatagagcTAATATATGAGTTTCTTAAGAGCATAAATTTATTTTCATGGATACATCATTGCAGTAATAAGAATGTAAAGGTTTCTGCATGCACAAATGTCAGTTTAAACCATTGCATCTTGCAAGCATAGATTCTGAGAAGCTGTTCTTTTTCAAGTATCATGCTAATTGTGTAAACACCAAAATTTCACCCATGAAACATTAATTCTTGCACAATTATGCAGATTTTCATAATCAAAGTGAAAGACAAAGAGATCATGCTTGACAACAGATTTTCACTTTAGTTGTGTACAGTAGTTACTGCAAAATTGCAAATCAAGGGCAGCCCAATAAACAAAAATCTGCATAGGGGAGACTGTAACATACTCCACGATGTCATGGGCATCATCAAATGTATAGCGCTCCCATCCTGTGTAAGAACCCTTCCAAAGGCCAGGGAATGAAGGAATCTCTAAAGGAAATGATTCCTCATCCACAATATGCCAATGGAACACATTCTGCAATCCATAAGACCAGTTTTATCTTACCAACTTTCTTATCTTGCACATTGAATAGATATTAACAGAGTGAACATTTCAAATTTGAAACGCCCACACACATTTGTAACCTATTCTCATGCACAATAGTGAAATTTTGGAAATGAACAAATTATGTAGTTCTGTTTTACATCTCAAAGTTGAATGATACATATGTAGGCCTAAATTACTTACAAGTTTAGCATATGACATGGAATCAATTATTTGTTTGATGATTTCCACTGGTTGATAATGTCTAGAAGTATCTGCAGAAGCAAATGATTCTCAGAGTTTGTACCTTAATCATTCTGGATAAAAGTCCCAAAAATTGCAAATTACATCCATTGGCCAGGTAAGAAAACTTCAATCACCTGTTAGAAAAAGGTAAAGATAGAACTACAAACCTAAAAGTAGCCCACGAAATGCAAATCGAGGTTTATCTTGGATAAACCAAGGTGCATTAGATATTTCCACATTCTTTGTCATAAAGTTGAATGAACATAATTGGCTGAATGTCTGGAAATAATTCAGAGATAATGATCAACGTAACTAAATTATTACAAATTTAGGGACAATGCATGTGCTATTTTTTAACAAAATATAGCCTTCTATATAAGAGAAATTATTACAAGCAAGATACATGAAACTCTCTGAACCTATTGTATTTATGAAGCAACACTGTCCATGGTTTTTCTGTCAAGCAATGTTTATGAGACTTGTATGTGCAACTACAAAATATTATCTTCCTTCTATTGAGCAAATACATGCCTCTCAGTTACTCTGAGAAACTGAAAGATTATGTTAACAGACTAACCTATGCATTTATAATGTGCAACAAGAGAAATAACTGTAAAAGAAATCTtgaatgaaagaattcaaaaatggaaatatcTTACATAAAACAGCACATCATTGTGAGCATACTTAAGCACCTTACCTCTAGGCCACGCAATGCACCATACACAGTCTTTGCCTGCAAATAACATGAAAATCAGCATCACAGGAGATGatcccaaacaaaagaaatcaattgctCTAACTTAGTGAGCGTAGTGAAGTTTAAATTTCAAAAGCTGAAACAAATTTAGCTACCATACTGTTATAAACAAAAGAGAGCTGGTTGAGGTAGCTTCAATATAACAAATCAGAGGATGTGTAAATTTTAGAAGCTGAAACAAGTTTTATGGGCTCAGGCTAAGTTACAAAAAAATAACTAGCATGGATGATAGACCACGGATATTCAGATTGAGGTCAGCATTCTAAATGGAAAAGCAGATTAAGAAACTAAATCAACAACTGAATATTACTGATTCTTAATTTCCTCAGCCAATGTAACCATCTCTAAAGAACAAAGAAGATAAAGTTCTCTGGAGGAATAAATGGAATCTGGCTAAAGACACGATGATATTGAATTGGACAAAGATACAGAATTGTTTTCGATTTGATGTTGGATAGACTTGTGCTATCTTactatttaattttgttttcacaATTATGATTAGAAACCTACTTCACAAACCCAGTGGGATTCTGGTGCTTCCCTTTAAAAAATGGTTTCTGTCTGATAAATAGTCCACAATTACAATGTGATATTTACTCTTGTTTCTGATTACATTTATATTCTTGGTTCCAACTTTCCTCCCACTGTAAAATTTCTCTCTTTACTGACTCTAGCTGCATCTGATTGCTGTTTCAACTTTGTCCTGGTACTTAACATCAGAATCAACTGGGAGCTCTTCATTTTAGTTGTACTATAGGTTAAATTGGTTTGTTTCAATAAGTTCAAGTATTTGATGGCAATACTGAAATAGAATTGTGGATAAACTTATCTTAAACACATTAGACatgtaattattatttaaattcctCTGTGACAAGACATGGAACCAATAGTTCATTCCCACATGTATCTTATTCCAGTAGAGAATCGTACCAGAAAAACAAAGGCTGTAATGCTTCAGTTGTGACTCTTTAGAATTACTTGATTCTTCAGGAAAAACAACCCAGTTTTATTTCTAGCTTTGCATAAGGTGAATTTGTAGATCAACTCAATTGTTATGCAAATACTAAtgttgttgttatatggagcctaatcagactcagaggttaaattttccctacttctttcggcgcagtttccccccatatttttcgacgaggGTTTGGGgacagcgcccccaaggtgggggcAAGGGGCAtcgcgcgctccctgtcgcgatacagagcagggtcgaggggcagcgccccgtgaggccaaaaagacttttattattttataaaggcgtcggatgttatttttctattggctgccatgttgtaaccctaattttgtaaccgacacaagtcttgataaaaaggctaaggctAAGGGGTTTTCGGTAGAGAATTTTATAGCATTTTGCAGCGGTATTGAATTGCAAGGGATtgctggttgtaatcagttttgatttactggataataatattggactctctgtttggtggatgtagcccgagattgggtgaactacgttaaatattgtctcttcgctgttattatttctgtgtttttcattcctgtgtttttcattcctgtgttaatatgtatctgcatataattgatattttctgcatgcaattcctaacaaatGTTAATGTCAAATACAAAAATCAAAAGGTTGATTAGTTGGATGTTTTATGAACTCGCAACATTTCAAACATGTTGTGTTTTTCCCTTGGAGAACAATTACAGAATTCTTCTCCCTTTGTTTCCGCAAATTTCTGAAATTTACATGCAGGGCAGAAGACAACCTTGGACAGCCTAGAAACATAATGAATAATCTATGTAAGCTTATATTTGTATGCCAACTGTTGTTTCAAAGATATGGTGCATGATATCTTTGGCCTTGTGCTACAGGAGACCAGGGAACTGTAGCCAATCTCTTAAGCTGGTTTGTAAGAAAGTATGAATTAAAAATTTCTGTTGAAAAGACCTGGGCAGTGCAGTCTTTCTCTTGAATACATTTATGAGCAAGTATGAATCACATGGGCCCACAGTATGGAATGGCCCTTGAAAGGCAATGATGATAAATAGGACCTTTAGAGAGCGCTATTGCTTTCTATTACATAGATTTGAATAAATATTgcattattatttttcattttaaaatatttgaCTGCGTGGTTGGGGGAATATAGATACATACGGTGCATTCATGACAAAATAAGCTTGGAATATGTACATACTGTCAACAATGTCGATTCTCTTTTAATGATGGATGAGAATCTCATCTCTGGATGGGAAATGTCATTTTAGGAAAGGAATATCTTTAGGCATAATATAAGCGAACTAAAAAATATTAATGATTAACAATTTCATTTTTTGAATAAGCTGTTAATGGAAAGAACTAATTAAAAGCTTCGTGTAAAACTTTTATTACTTGTTTTTCCTTTCCTCATAAATTAAAAGTTGCCAAAGGTAAAAGTAGAAAGCTACAATCAATCTGTAGATGTGGAACTAAATACTTCAAAAATGGAATACCTCCAAATGAGCACCTTGAACAATTGAATGTTCATCGCCCACAGGCACATAAAGAGAATAGCTTTCATCAATTCCAAGTTGAAGCTGCCACAGAAAAAATGTAGTGTAAGTACCAAATGGAAGAAATGGCACATGATCAACAACTGCAAATGACAATTTGAACTCTCGAAGGCCATTCCCAATCTGAGCCTCTTAGAACCCTTTTAGTTACAAAGAAAATTTATTGATATCATGTGAATAGTGTGCATAGATAGAAAACTGCTTCAACATAGAGATTTTGTCTCCTGTTGAGATAAATACAGATGGGGCTATAAGAACACCTTTGATTACAGAACTTACAGTCTCATCAGCAGTGGAAACAGTAATGATCAGCTTGCTGATGCTATATTCAATGTTCTGCTCACTGTTTCGATTCCCAAACTTGACATGATGGGTGAGAATAATATTTTTGTAGCGTGCAAAAGCTTCCCGAACCAAGCTTGAATTATGACCAATTCCTTGTATGACAAGGCCTAAATTTGGATCAACTGTGACTGTCACATTGCCATTGCTCCGCTTTTTGGGCAGAGGCCACAGATAAGTGGGCTGGTCATTAGTAATCCCAGTAGAGTTTACAAGATCTTCATCTATGATAGACCACTCTTTACTCAATCCATTGCCCTCAATTTGGtttaaaaagaccaaaacaagtaaAGAAATCACAAACTCTTGGGCACACCTCTTTCTCATTGCTAGATGAAACTCTGCATTGACACACCCAATTGAAACATCAAAACCATGTGTTGTAAAAAATACATCTGCCCCTACTAGGCACCAAAAGGGATTATTCTAGAAAAATTATTACTGATACGCACAATTTAAACATCAAAATCAGGCATTCCCAAAAATAATCTTGCACATAATATGCATTCAAATGAATTATTCTAGACAGTTTCTCACCTATTACAAATAAGTGGAAGAAAAATGATATCAGCAAAACATTTGCATAAAACTATGTCCTCCTCATGTGTCCCATCTGTATTCATCCATGGCATTGCCAAACCCACTTAAAATCAAAAACACTAAACCGTAGCACAtatgcaaaaattaaaaaaatattcctTAAATAACACCGGCCAAGttacagaagtcaagatcaaaatgAACACATCAGCTGTTACAAGAATTGGCACCAACAAAACGGTTTTCTCTTTTAAAAATACATCAAAACTTCATCACATGGATTGAAACAAAAACCTATGAGTTGTGCATCGATAGTGATATTCATAACCCTGTTATTTCAAATGTATATTTTGCCATCCCCGTACATCACACTCTCTTTCTCAAAGAGTCTAACCAATGCAGAAATATGCGAAACATGAATCTGGTCTCTTTCTATGTAATTCACGACTAATTCATGGGAGACCTTATAACTGTAACCACTAACTACAAGTCCTCTCTAACTTCTATACAACTTAAGGGTCGTCCCTAAATAAATGTCTTTCGACGAATTTCTCAGCTGGGTGTGCTTAAAAAATACTTTTGCAATTTAAGATATATAATATTGGATGACCTCCAGTTAGGGATGGTGAAAAAGTGACTTGTGCAATCTAAATTTTTACCCAAACATAATTTCAGAGGATTTCTCAGCTGGGTGCACTGAAAAACAACTTAAAGAATCTAAGACTATTGCCCAAATAAACTTTTCGAGGATGTCTGAGCTAGGAGTACTCAAAACAACTTTTCATCGAGCATCTCCCCTTACCTGATTGAATAAGTTGTACACAGAACTGTGTTGATTCTGCTTTGGTGCACGTGGGTTATTCTGCAAATGGAACTGATTGTACCTTTTCGAAAGACCTTGTTGACAGAGAGATTGAGGCCTCTAAGCCTCTATTATTTTGGGCGATTAACTCAATGCATACCTGAAATGCTATGCATATGGATAGCAGCTAATGgatctgcaaagaaaggaaaaataaatactCGACCTAGAAAATCGCAGATGGGATCTGGATATAAATTATATGTGAGTTTTACCATGGCTGGCAACATATTATGGAATTTTGCTGTAGCTTCTACAGCAAATAGATTCTGTTACATCCAATTTTTACCATAGCCTTTTTTTATTGAGATTATAGCATAAAATATGCTCTATTTTACTGTTTGCAAATTTAATCCGGATTACGAATTACATGATTTTTAAAGGCGTGATAAATACGTTCTTTTATTGATTTAAGTATTAAAATTGATATTTGGTCATGGGATTTGACCGCAATTTGTAATGCAATTGTATGCTGCAACACGCATGCTTGAAATCTCCATATATTCTATATTGATTATTGTTTCTGTTATTttaaatcttgttattattgttatttattgtacGTGTTTCTCATTCATTTGTATAATTGATTAGATGTCG encodes:
- the LOC131037815 gene encoding beta-hexosaminidase 1 isoform X3, whose amino-acid sequence is MRKRCAQEFVISLLVLVFLNQIEGNGLSKEWSIIDEDLVNSTGITNDQPTYLWPLPKKRSNGNVTVTVDPNLGLVIQGIGHNSSLVREAFARYKNIILTHHVKFGNRNSEQNIEYSISKLIITVSTADETLQLGIDESYSLYVPVGDEHSIVQGAHLEAKTVYGALRGLETFSQLCSFNFMTKNVEISNAPWFIQDKPRFAFRGLLLDTSRHYQPVEIIKQIIDSMSYAKLNVFHWHIVDEESFPLEIPSFPGLWKGSYTGWERYTFDDAHDIVEFAKSRGINVMAEIDVPGHAESWELKNITTSKIMHVKRGVGYPDLWPSADCREPLDVSKNFTFEVIASILADFRKIFPFKLFHLGGDEVHTDCWTNTPKVKEWLDEHNMTARDAYQYFVLRAQKLAINLGWTPVNWEETFNAFSEKLNPKTIIHNWLDSGVCPRAVGKGFKCIFSNQGVWYLDHLDVPWEKVYSSDPLEGIDDSSQQKLVIGGEVCMWGETADASDVQQTIWPRAAAAADNDQQLHKLRPIQIMYNQRLHDAIHRSRSGTNSK